One Brockia lithotrophica DNA segment encodes these proteins:
- a CDS encoding Ribosomal RNA small subunit methyltransferase C yields MEHYFTRDPGGPHALRRLEVVLRGEKLVFWTDRGVFSPGRIDRGTRLLAETFRAPGGARILDLGAGYGVLGIVAARVVPQAEVWMLEVNRRAAELAERNARENGVNRVHVVVGEGLDALPHDLRFHTVLTNPPIRAGQALVFSLYRQAIARLIPGGELWTVVRTRQGAERHLAFLADVAGKAELVTRGGGYRVFRAARRGNFEG; encoded by the coding sequence GTGGAGCACTACTTCACCCGCGATCCGGGAGGTCCGCACGCCCTGCGCCGCTTGGAGGTCGTCCTCCGGGGGGAGAAGTTGGTCTTTTGGACAGATCGCGGAGTGTTTTCGCCGGGGCGGATCGACCGGGGGACGCGGCTCCTCGCAGAGACGTTTCGTGCCCCAGGCGGAGCCCGGATCCTCGATCTCGGCGCCGGGTACGGAGTTTTGGGCATCGTAGCGGCCCGCGTCGTCCCGCAGGCAGAAGTGTGGATGCTCGAGGTCAATCGCCGTGCCGCCGAACTTGCGGAACGCAACGCCCGCGAAAATGGGGTGAACCGAGTCCACGTCGTCGTTGGCGAGGGTCTCGATGCCCTGCCCCACGACCTTAGATTTCACACGGTGCTCACAAACCCTCCCATTCGCGCGGGGCAGGCGCTCGTCTTTTCTCTGTACCGACAGGCCATTGCGCGCCTGATTCCCGGTGGAGAGCTTTGGACGGTCGTGCGCACGCGCCAAGGTGCCGAGCGGCACCTCGCTTTTCTCGCCGATGTAGCCGGGAAAGCGGAACTCGTGACCCGCGGCGGGGGGTACCGCGTGTTCCGTGCCGCACGGCGGGGGAACTTCGAGGGGTAG
- a CDS encoding LSU ribosomal protein L7/L12 (P1/P2), giving the protein MDVKAFIEEIKKMRVAELYELVKALEEEFGVSAVAPVAAMPVAGAAAAAPAEAKAEEKTTFDVILKSAGQAKINVIKVVREITGLGLKEAKDLVDGAPKPVKEGVNKEEAEAIKKKLEEAGAEVELK; this is encoded by the coding sequence GTGGACGTCAAGGCGTTCATCGAGGAGATCAAGAAGATGAGGGTTGCGGAGCTCTACGAGCTCGTCAAGGCCCTTGAAGAGGAATTTGGCGTGAGCGCTGTGGCTCCCGTTGCGGCAATGCCGGTTGCCGGTGCGGCGGCGGCCGCTCCGGCCGAGGCGAAGGCAGAAGAAAAGACCACGTTCGACGTAATTCTGAAGAGCGCCGGACAGGCGAAGATCAACGTGATCAAGGTCGTTCGAGAAATTACGGGCCTCGGGCTCAAGGAAGCCAAGGACCTCGTAGACGGTGCGCCTAAGCCGGTAAAGGAGGGCGTAAACAAGGAAGAGGCCGAGGCGATCAAAAAGAAGCTCGAAGAAGCGGGCGCCGAAGTCGAACTCAAGTAA